The following proteins are encoded in a genomic region of Thiohalorhabdus sp. Cl-TMA:
- a CDS encoding ERCC4 domain-containing protein codes for MSRNNLWHLEHLENSSFPYRITVEQEGRLAIALRTKEPWPEPQAAVFCLREEEPPPEEYRKVEECVPVASFRPRGKKISVTLERAERRHCEFLFVTKRYKSKEGEYEQIFFRVPETVHAHRTKGRTGLFAGTPLELVVDADERRPWRFQGADIRREPLEAGTYALVRDGRFRALVARKTFTGFLGELDDLEALHEQLDRLAAVPHSAVVVEAQYGDFLDPRRVDPWPAARVARALAGISARHPALPVIYAGNRKMANEWAHGLFCAVAGGGRSSGS; via the coding sequence ATGAGCCGGAATAACCTTTGGCACCTTGAACATCTGGAAAATTCCAGCTTCCCCTATCGGATCACGGTGGAGCAGGAGGGCCGGCTGGCAATCGCCCTCCGCACCAAGGAGCCCTGGCCGGAGCCCCAGGCCGCCGTGTTCTGCCTACGCGAAGAGGAGCCGCCGCCCGAGGAATACCGGAAGGTGGAGGAGTGCGTTCCCGTGGCCTCGTTCAGGCCGCGGGGCAAGAAAATATCCGTCACCCTGGAGCGCGCCGAACGGCGTCACTGCGAGTTTCTCTTCGTCACCAAACGCTACAAGAGCAAGGAGGGGGAGTACGAACAGATCTTCTTCCGGGTTCCCGAGACGGTGCATGCCCATCGAACCAAGGGCCGCACCGGGCTCTTCGCCGGGACGCCTTTGGAACTGGTAGTGGATGCCGACGAGCGGCGCCCCTGGCGGTTCCAGGGGGCCGATATCCGACGGGAACCGCTCGAGGCCGGGACCTATGCCCTGGTCCGGGACGGTCGGTTCCGCGCCCTTGTGGCGCGCAAGACCTTCACCGGCTTCCTCGGAGAGCTCGATGATCTGGAAGCCCTGCACGAGCAACTGGACAGGTTGGCAGCCGTTCCCCATTCGGCGGTGGTGGTGGAGGCCCAGTACGGAGATTTCCTGGACCCCCGCCGGGTGGACCCGTGGCCGGCCGCCCGGGTGGCGCGTGCGCTGGCAGGAATCAGCGCCCGGCACCCCGCGCTGCCGGTGATTTACGCCGGCAACCGGAAGATGGCAAACGAATGGGCCCATGGCCTTTTCTGTGCAGTGGCTGGCGGGGGCCGGTCCTCCGGGTCCTGA